Proteins co-encoded in one Nonomuraea helvata genomic window:
- a CDS encoding SCO5389 family protein has translation MSLTVPNDLLDQARAGDVDDAAFLACVRDSLPYAWSLISELVEQREQTGAEFADNQVPPPSEEARGQLLRCLASDAMRGALERHYGVRLAFQNCHRVAVFDPAATKALGDFVTARAQILNQQPELVDC, from the coding sequence ATGTCGCTGACCGTTCCGAACGATCTGCTCGACCAGGCCAGAGCCGGTGACGTGGACGACGCGGCATTCCTCGCGTGCGTCCGCGACTCGCTCCCGTACGCGTGGTCGCTGATCAGCGAGCTGGTCGAGCAGCGCGAGCAGACCGGAGCAGAGTTCGCCGACAACCAGGTGCCACCGCCGTCGGAGGAGGCCCGAGGCCAGCTCCTGCGCTGCCTGGCCAGCGACGCGATGCGCGGCGCGCTGGAGCGCCACTACGGGGTCCGCCTGGCCTTCCAGAACTGCCACCGGGTCGCCGTCTTCGACCCGGCGGCCACCAAGGCCCTGGGCGACTTCGTCACCGCGCGGGCTCAGATCCTCAACCAGCAGCCGGAGCTGGTGGACTGCTGA
- a CDS encoding ATP-binding protein: protein MRVAFVGKGGSGKTTMSALFARHVARQGGPVVAIDADINQHLAMVLGLDRQPEPLGAHLTEIKERLRGDNPLIPSADAMLKTTPPGRGSRLLSFDDLAADPYALTTPEGLRLLATGPFSEDDLGVACYHSKVGAVELLLNHLVDGPGEYVVVDMTAGADSFASGLFTRFDLTFLVAEPTRQGVGVYRQYRDHAASYGVALAVVGNKVHSQSDVDFLRGHAGDDLITWMEHSAAVRAMEQGRHFTLDDLEPANADALAVLHKAVDEQDKDWERFGRQTVEFHLRNARAWGNERTGLDLASQIDPDFVYGP from the coding sequence GTGAGAGTGGCGTTCGTCGGAAAGGGCGGCAGCGGCAAGACGACGATGTCCGCGCTGTTCGCCCGGCACGTGGCGCGGCAGGGCGGGCCGGTGGTGGCCATCGACGCCGACATCAACCAGCACCTGGCCATGGTGCTCGGCCTCGACCGGCAGCCGGAGCCGCTCGGGGCCCACCTCACCGAGATCAAGGAGCGGCTGCGCGGCGACAACCCGCTCATCCCCTCCGCCGACGCCATGCTCAAGACGACCCCGCCCGGCCGCGGCTCGCGGCTGCTGAGCTTCGACGACCTGGCCGCCGACCCGTACGCGCTGACCACGCCCGAGGGCCTGCGCCTGCTGGCGACGGGCCCGTTCAGCGAGGACGACCTGGGCGTGGCCTGCTACCACTCGAAGGTGGGCGCGGTGGAGCTGCTGCTCAACCACCTGGTCGACGGTCCCGGCGAGTACGTCGTGGTCGACATGACCGCGGGCGCCGACTCCTTCGCCTCCGGGCTCTTCACCCGGTTCGACCTGACGTTCCTCGTCGCCGAGCCGACCAGGCAGGGCGTGGGCGTCTACCGGCAGTACCGCGACCACGCCGCCTCGTACGGCGTCGCGCTCGCCGTGGTCGGCAACAAGGTCCACAGCCAGTCCGACGTCGACTTCCTGCGCGGGCACGCGGGCGACGACCTGATCACCTGGATGGAGCACTCGGCCGCCGTGCGCGCCATGGAGCAGGGCCGCCACTTCACCCTCGACGACCTGGAGCCGGCCAACGCCGACGCGCTGGCCGTGCTGCACAAGGCCGTCGACGAGCAGGACAAGGACTGGGAGCGCTTCGGCCGGCAGACCGTGGAGTTCCACCTGCGCAACGCCCGCGCGTGGGGCAACGAGCGGACCGGCCTCGACCTGGCCTCGCAGATAGACCCGGATTTCGTGTACGGCCCCTGA
- a CDS encoding tetratricopeptide repeat protein: MRDDELARGVRLREEGKPEEAREVLVELARRHPDDAEVAYQAAWVHDVLGLETEAVPYYERALAGKELSDRLGAYTGYGSTLRGLGRYDQALETFVKALEEFPGDAALRTFMAMTLYNLGRSRDAVSTLLKVVAESGQVGGYRRAVEYYADRLDETF, from the coding sequence ATGCGCGATGACGAATTGGCCCGGGGCGTGCGTCTACGGGAGGAGGGCAAGCCGGAGGAGGCCAGGGAGGTGCTGGTCGAGCTGGCGCGCCGGCATCCGGACGACGCTGAGGTGGCCTACCAGGCGGCGTGGGTGCACGACGTCCTCGGCCTGGAGACCGAGGCGGTGCCGTACTACGAGAGGGCCCTGGCGGGCAAGGAGCTGAGTGATCGGCTGGGGGCGTACACCGGCTACGGCAGCACGTTGCGCGGGCTCGGGCGGTATGACCAGGCGCTGGAGACGTTCGTCAAGGCGCTGGAGGAGTTCCCCGGCGACGCGGCGTTGCGCACGTTCATGGCGATGACGCTCTACAACCTCGGCCGCTCCCGCGACGCGGTCTCGACGTTGCTCAAGGTGGTCGCCGAGTCGGGCCAGGTCGGCGGTTACCGGCGGGCTGTCGAGTACTACGCGGACCGCCTGGATGAGACGTTCTAG